Proteins found in one Arthrobacter pascens genomic segment:
- a CDS encoding sensor histidine kinase: MQGNDLFAIVSWALLWALVIGAAALLALKVLKRASFAVQICVVVLATVAVLTAGIVTAVSAMFISARDVEVLWYILAIASAVAVAIALILGARVSRNAHALSVAARSIGRGESPAVATSVMGSELTALASELELSSRRLEESREREAAVEKSRRELVSWISHDLRTPLASMRAMAEALEDGMAGDPSAYHRKIIAQTDQMAVMVNDLLELSKIQAGTLRLNAEPLDLYDLASDALADLAPLAARRNIKLDGGGQRESLALADGPSVGRAVRNVVLNAILYSSPGSNVTVTVGSGHGSASVTVTDGCGGIPAEDLPHLFETGWQGNPARRRTGDGDHPRDDRYSGAGVGLSMVAGIARAHGGGISVENVDGGCRFTLRLPADGNAAASDALPDQAERPGTYHAA; the protein is encoded by the coding sequence ATGCAAGGGAATGACCTTTTCGCCATCGTCAGCTGGGCACTTTTGTGGGCACTCGTCATCGGTGCGGCGGCACTGCTGGCCCTGAAGGTTCTGAAGCGAGCGTCGTTCGCCGTGCAGATTTGCGTGGTGGTGCTGGCTACCGTAGCCGTCCTGACCGCCGGAATCGTCACCGCTGTCAGCGCCATGTTCATTTCCGCCAGGGACGTGGAAGTCCTGTGGTACATCCTGGCCATTGCCTCCGCTGTGGCCGTTGCTATCGCTCTGATACTCGGGGCACGGGTCTCGAGGAACGCTCACGCGCTGTCCGTGGCGGCGCGAAGCATCGGCCGGGGTGAAAGCCCGGCCGTGGCAACGTCAGTGATGGGGTCGGAGTTGACCGCGCTTGCCAGCGAACTGGAACTCAGCAGCCGCCGGCTGGAAGAATCCCGGGAGCGGGAGGCCGCCGTCGAAAAGTCACGCAGGGAGCTGGTGTCATGGATATCGCACGATCTCCGCACACCGCTTGCCAGCATGCGTGCCATGGCGGAGGCGCTGGAGGACGGCATGGCCGGCGATCCGTCCGCGTACCACCGCAAAATCATCGCCCAGACGGACCAGATGGCTGTAATGGTGAACGACCTCCTGGAGCTGTCCAAGATCCAGGCAGGTACGCTGCGGCTCAATGCCGAACCCCTGGATCTTTATGACCTGGCCAGTGACGCACTCGCCGATTTGGCGCCTCTCGCCGCCCGGCGCAACATCAAGCTCGACGGCGGCGGCCAGCGTGAGAGCCTGGCCCTCGCTGATGGACCCTCCGTGGGGCGGGCAGTCCGCAACGTTGTCCTGAATGCGATCCTCTACAGCAGTCCCGGATCGAACGTCACAGTCACCGTAGGCAGCGGCCACGGCAGCGCGTCTGTGACCGTTACGGACGGCTGCGGTGGAATTCCGGCGGAGGATCTCCCGCACCTTTTCGAGACAGGATGGCAGGGAAATCCCGCCCGCCGGCGCACAGGGGACGGGGACCACCCAAGGGATGACCGTTACAGTGGCGCCGGAGTGGGCCTGAGCATGGTGGCCGGAATAGCTCGCGCCCACGGCGGAGGCATCAGCGTCGAAAACGTCGACGGCGGCTGCCGATTTACGCTCCGGCTCCCGGCGGATGGGAACGCCGCCGCTTCCGATGCGCTCCCGGATCAAGCCGAGAGGCCGGGGACGTACCATGCTGCGTGA
- the moaA gene encoding GTP 3',8-cyclase MoaA, with protein sequence MSVQLGMPQPRGGSGPGALPAARPADAPPGLLDRYGRRATDMRLSLTDKCNLRCTYCMPAEGLEWLSKQAVMSAEEIVRIVRIGVDLLGVRELRLTGGEPLVRADLAGIIAAIRSNHPELPISMTTNGVGLDKKAAALKAAGLTRINVSLDSLHEETFAKLTRRPFLDRVLAGVDAAWAAGLGPVKLNAVLMRGINDAESPSLLAWALDRGYELRFIEQMPLDADHGWTRRNMITAAEIRSLLSVDYVLSPDPRARDGAPAERFEVRRRMAGSDDAQGAVLGTVGIIASVTEPFCSDCRRTRITAEGKIMSCLFSREEFDLLELLRTGASDDALAERWQDAMWVKPKAHGMDHVGLDAPDFVQPDRSMSAIGG encoded by the coding sequence ATGAGTGTTCAGCTAGGCATGCCGCAACCCCGTGGAGGTTCCGGTCCTGGCGCGCTGCCTGCCGCCCGGCCCGCGGACGCGCCACCGGGACTCCTGGACCGCTACGGCCGCCGCGCTACGGACATGAGGCTGTCCCTGACGGACAAATGCAACCTCCGCTGCACCTATTGCATGCCTGCCGAAGGGCTAGAGTGGCTGTCCAAGCAGGCTGTCATGTCCGCCGAAGAGATTGTGCGGATCGTGCGGATCGGCGTGGACCTTCTGGGCGTGCGCGAACTGCGCCTGACCGGCGGTGAGCCTTTGGTCCGGGCCGACCTGGCCGGCATCATCGCCGCTATCCGGAGCAACCACCCGGAGTTGCCCATCTCCATGACTACCAACGGCGTGGGCCTGGACAAAAAGGCGGCCGCGCTGAAGGCCGCTGGCCTCACGCGCATCAATGTCTCGCTCGACTCCCTGCATGAGGAGACCTTCGCCAAGCTGACCCGGCGGCCTTTCCTGGACCGGGTGCTGGCGGGGGTGGACGCTGCGTGGGCAGCCGGGCTGGGCCCCGTCAAGCTCAACGCCGTGCTGATGCGGGGCATCAATGACGCCGAATCGCCTTCCCTGCTCGCCTGGGCGCTGGACCGGGGCTACGAGCTGCGTTTCATTGAGCAGATGCCGCTTGACGCTGACCATGGCTGGACGCGGCGGAACATGATCACGGCAGCCGAGATCCGTTCCCTGCTTTCTGTGGACTATGTGCTGAGCCCGGACCCCCGCGCCCGCGACGGAGCACCGGCGGAACGCTTTGAGGTACGACGCCGGATGGCCGGGTCCGACGACGCCCAGGGAGCCGTACTGGGAACCGTAGGGATCATCGCCTCCGTCACGGAGCCGTTCTGTTCCGATTGCCGGCGAACGCGGATCACCGCCGAGGGAAAGATCATGAGCTGCCTGTTCTCCCGTGAGGAATTTGATCTCCTCGAGCTCCTGCGTACAGGCGCGAGCGACGATGCCCTGGCCGAACGATGGCAGGATGCCATGTGGGTCAAGCCCAAGGCCCACGGCATGGACCACGTAGGACTTGACGCCCCGGACTTCGTCCAGCCGGACCGCAGCATGAGCGCCATCGGAGGCTGA
- a CDS encoding helix-turn-helix transcriptional regulator: MTTGWALNRSLERVRLLSDSLLDHRALRAGVLKELGRMLPFSACVWPLSDPATATGISPLARIPCPEELPLLIRLKYLTPMGRWTRLAESASPVASLLQASNGEPSKSPVWDGVLKRHGVSDVLFTVFADKHGCWGWLDLWREPAQGAFTASEMAYLATVTNEVTPALRRSIARQFGLEATAIPSRRDAPLKSPRIGQPTVSESRRSAPTDDLPEQAVLTLDADMAVIGETASVRDWLDLLQPGPRPYQGVPAEVLNVAAQLLAREAGVDDHPAAARVHIGYGKWAILRASRMDSAAPGGTPPLAVTIQECPPEARLDIFARCFGLTPRQRELLELAFAGASTAAMAAAQGTGAYTVQDQFKQIFEVCGVRSRASLLAMALGVVAGVSSPRQHE, from the coding sequence ATGACCACAGGCTGGGCGTTGAACCGGAGCCTTGAGCGCGTCCGGCTTCTCAGCGATTCACTCTTGGATCATCGGGCATTGCGTGCAGGAGTGCTCAAGGAGCTGGGCCGAATGTTGCCTTTCAGCGCGTGCGTCTGGCCACTTTCCGACCCTGCAACAGCAACAGGAATTTCGCCTTTGGCACGGATTCCATGCCCGGAGGAACTCCCCCTCCTCATCCGACTGAAGTACTTGACACCCATGGGCAGGTGGACGCGGTTGGCCGAGAGCGCCTCTCCCGTGGCATCGCTGCTCCAGGCCAGCAATGGAGAACCGTCGAAAAGTCCGGTCTGGGATGGGGTGCTGAAACGCCACGGGGTCTCTGATGTCCTGTTCACCGTATTTGCGGACAAGCATGGGTGTTGGGGGTGGCTCGACCTATGGCGGGAGCCGGCGCAGGGCGCGTTCACGGCCAGCGAAATGGCCTACCTGGCAACAGTGACGAATGAAGTGACGCCCGCGCTGCGGCGGTCCATCGCCAGACAGTTCGGCTTGGAAGCGACTGCGATACCATCCAGGCGGGACGCTCCGCTGAAAAGCCCGCGGATTGGACAACCTACAGTCAGCGAGTCGCGAAGAAGCGCTCCCACCGATGACCTCCCGGAGCAGGCCGTGCTGACGCTGGACGCCGACATGGCCGTGATAGGGGAGACCGCGTCCGTGAGGGATTGGCTGGACCTACTTCAGCCCGGTCCGCGGCCCTATCAGGGAGTTCCGGCAGAGGTCCTGAACGTCGCTGCACAATTACTGGCACGTGAGGCGGGAGTGGATGATCATCCAGCTGCGGCGCGGGTGCACATCGGTTACGGCAAATGGGCCATCCTCCGGGCAAGCCGGATGGATTCGGCAGCCCCGGGTGGCACTCCACCATTGGCCGTGACCATCCAGGAATGCCCGCCCGAGGCGAGGCTGGACATCTTTGCGAGGTGCTTCGGCCTGACACCCCGGCAGAGGGAATTACTGGAGCTCGCGTTTGCTGGTGCGAGCACAGCGGCCATGGCAGCGGCCCAAGGAACAGGCGCCTATACCGTCCAGGACCAGTTCAAACAGATATTCGAAGTCTGTGGAGTCCGAAGCCGCGCATCACTGCTCGCCATGGCGCTGGGAGTCGTCGCTGGCGTGTCCAGCCCGCGACAGCACGAGTGA
- a CDS encoding molybdopterin-dependent oxidoreductase codes for MTKKRWAAASGIAAAGSGVVLGELLAGWVSPSLSPMTAVGGAVIDAVPPALKDWAIALFGTADKVALLAGMVLVIAAAAALAGVLEQRKRFAGVVVVGIFGLAGLVAVLTRAQVTPNAVAVPLVAALIGMVLLRQLIRRLQEWKTPAAETDDLPARRAFLQLFAGGAAVTAVGGMLAAVWRGAAAGISDARERLRLPAAQSGAPAIPADAEVALDGMQPLVTPNRDFYRIDTALTVPAIDPNAWVLRVTGMVEKDIELTFSELLAKPMTERHVTIACVSNEVGGDLIGNAKWLGWPVRELLALARPLAGADMVLSRSSDGWTASTPLDVLTDNRDSLLAVGMNGEPLPQEHGFPVRLVVPGLYGYVSATKWLTELKVTTFADDTAYWTPRGWSARGPIKMSSRIDVPRRGRAVTAGTVMFGGVAWAQHTGIGKVELRVNRGPWQAADLATAISLDTWYQWKLGIDLTPGQYEVQVRATDLTGEPQHEERRPVAPDGATGFHTIRVDVKT; via the coding sequence ATGACAAAGAAACGGTGGGCGGCGGCATCCGGGATAGCGGCCGCGGGAAGTGGCGTGGTTCTGGGGGAACTGCTGGCTGGCTGGGTCAGCCCGTCGTTGTCACCCATGACAGCGGTTGGCGGAGCCGTAATCGACGCCGTTCCGCCTGCCCTCAAGGACTGGGCCATCGCGCTGTTCGGCACCGCCGACAAGGTAGCCCTGCTGGCAGGGATGGTGCTGGTCATCGCTGCCGCGGCTGCCCTGGCCGGCGTCCTGGAACAGCGAAAGCGGTTTGCCGGTGTCGTGGTAGTTGGGATCTTTGGGCTGGCGGGACTGGTTGCGGTCCTGACCCGCGCGCAGGTGACTCCCAACGCCGTCGCGGTACCGCTGGTGGCCGCTCTGATCGGGATGGTTCTGCTGCGACAGCTGATCCGCCGGCTCCAGGAGTGGAAGACTCCGGCGGCGGAAACTGATGACTTGCCGGCCCGCCGCGCCTTCCTCCAGCTCTTTGCAGGCGGTGCCGCCGTCACGGCGGTGGGAGGGATGCTCGCGGCTGTCTGGCGCGGTGCGGCGGCCGGTATCAGCGACGCCCGCGAACGGCTGCGGCTCCCAGCCGCCCAGTCAGGGGCACCGGCCATTCCAGCCGACGCTGAGGTCGCACTGGATGGCATGCAGCCGCTGGTCACCCCCAACCGCGATTTCTACCGGATAGACACAGCCCTTACCGTGCCTGCCATTGATCCGAACGCATGGGTGCTGCGGGTGACGGGCATGGTGGAAAAGGACATCGAGCTGACGTTCTCTGAGCTCCTGGCCAAACCAATGACTGAACGGCACGTAACCATAGCCTGTGTCTCCAACGAGGTGGGCGGAGACCTGATCGGCAACGCCAAGTGGCTGGGCTGGCCCGTCCGGGAACTGCTGGCCTTGGCCAGGCCTCTGGCTGGGGCGGACATGGTGCTTTCCCGGAGCTCGGACGGGTGGACCGCCAGCACCCCGCTGGACGTGCTCACGGACAACAGGGACTCCCTGCTGGCAGTAGGGATGAACGGCGAACCGCTGCCGCAGGAACACGGGTTCCCTGTCCGGCTGGTGGTCCCGGGCCTCTACGGATACGTCTCAGCAACTAAATGGCTCACGGAACTCAAAGTGACGACGTTCGCGGACGACACCGCCTATTGGACGCCGCGTGGCTGGTCAGCCCGTGGACCCATCAAGATGTCGTCCAGGATCGACGTGCCGCGCCGAGGCAGGGCCGTGACTGCAGGAACAGTGATGTTCGGTGGGGTGGCCTGGGCCCAGCACACCGGGATCGGGAAAGTGGAACTGCGAGTCAACCGCGGCCCGTGGCAGGCGGCTGACCTTGCCACCGCGATCTCCCTCGATACCTGGTACCAATGGAAGCTGGGCATCGATCTCACACCCGGTCAATACGAGGTCCAGGTCCGCGCCACGGACCTCACCGGCGAGCCCCAGCACGAAGAGCGCCGGCCTGTTGCGCCGGACGGGGCCACCGGCTTCCACACGATTAGAGTTGACGTGAAAACCTGA
- a CDS encoding HNH endonuclease signature motif containing protein encodes MENTAAVEVQEAIEASVAAVGAIVRRKGPGGGSGVDLLRQQADDWLEILAEAARLQAKTAALVVRAAAGFAGTTRAMAAPEALPQERTAQEMAIVAEVVACVMTVSERTAGALLSESHELTASLPLTLAALQAGTISWQHAQAMVDETTTLDPAGAAALEAHFLDPDAPNPARGGPAGELVPSRFRHKARTWRERHHQDSIEKRHTKGAQDRRLEYAPDRDGMAWLSAYLPADTAAGIWNRATAAARALQGPTEDRTLTQLRADTAATWLLRAGGESVSGLRTAHPTAENSTIGGVGPGGVPSPAAQVLITVPVFSLLGLTDEPAILDGYGPIPPSMARRLVADGADSFHRVLTDPRDGAPLEIGRTSYRIPKAMRQWLRLRDGKCPFPGCSNHSLDNEADHLLAWNVGGTTGITNLGQPCRKHHRLKHTTSWTPTGARPNEPPGWISPTGRRYHSEHQDWEPPHWPAIIQNQPLRSDPSHEFLEPTPAPARRSLRE; translated from the coding sequence ATGGAGAACACGGCAGCAGTAGAGGTGCAGGAGGCCATCGAGGCTTCCGTCGCTGCCGTGGGTGCGATTGTCCGCCGGAAGGGGCCCGGGGGCGGGTCTGGTGTTGATCTACTGCGGCAACAGGCTGATGACTGGCTGGAGATCCTGGCGGAGGCTGCCCGGCTGCAAGCCAAGACGGCAGCCCTGGTAGTGCGCGCCGCAGCCGGGTTCGCCGGCACCACACGGGCTATGGCGGCGCCGGAGGCGTTGCCGCAGGAACGCACCGCGCAGGAGATGGCCATCGTCGCCGAGGTCGTCGCATGCGTTATGACCGTCAGTGAACGCACCGCCGGGGCACTCCTGTCCGAATCCCACGAACTGACAGCCTCGCTGCCCCTGACTCTCGCTGCATTGCAGGCAGGGACGATTTCGTGGCAGCACGCCCAGGCAATGGTCGACGAAACCACCACCCTGGACCCCGCCGGCGCCGCGGCACTGGAGGCCCACTTCCTGGACCCAGACGCCCCTAACCCCGCCCGCGGCGGCCCCGCAGGAGAACTCGTGCCGTCCCGGTTCCGGCACAAGGCCAGGACCTGGCGGGAACGCCACCACCAGGACAGCATCGAAAAACGGCACACCAAAGGCGCCCAGGACAGGCGGCTCGAGTACGCCCCGGACCGCGACGGCATGGCCTGGCTCTCCGCCTACTTGCCCGCCGACACCGCCGCCGGGATCTGGAACCGGGCCACCGCCGCCGCGCGAGCCCTCCAAGGCCCGACCGAGGACAGGACGCTCACCCAGCTCCGCGCCGACACCGCCGCGACCTGGCTCCTCCGCGCCGGCGGCGAATCCGTTTCCGGCCTACGCACGGCTCACCCAACGGCGGAGAACAGCACCATTGGCGGGGTCGGCCCTGGCGGGGTGCCGTCACCGGCCGCGCAGGTCCTCATAACGGTTCCGGTGTTCTCGCTGCTGGGCCTCACCGACGAACCAGCCATCCTGGACGGCTACGGACCCATCCCACCATCCATGGCCCGCCGCCTTGTCGCCGACGGGGCTGATTCCTTCCACCGGGTCCTGACCGACCCCCGCGATGGGGCGCCGTTGGAGATCGGGCGAACCAGCTACCGCATCCCCAAGGCCATGCGCCAATGGCTGCGCCTGCGCGACGGCAAGTGCCCCTTCCCCGGCTGCAGCAACCACTCCCTCGACAACGAAGCAGACCACCTCCTCGCCTGGAACGTCGGCGGCACCACCGGGATCACCAACCTCGGCCAGCCCTGCCGTAAACACCACCGACTGAAACACACAACAAGCTGGACACCCACCGGAGCCAGACCCAACGAACCACCCGGCTGGATTTCCCCCACCGGGCGCCGCTACCACAGTGAACACCAAGACTGGGAACCTCCCCACTGGCCCGCCATCATCCAGAACCAGCCGCTGCGTTCAGATCCGAGCCACGAATTCCTAGAACCTACCCCTGCCCCTGCCCGAAGATCCCTTCGCGAATGA
- a CDS encoding DUF1579 family protein: MNRPQPGTVHAVLENFLGHWRGTTRLAASAWGPERTADAEVSYSRAAGGYAVVQSYRHTEADGTHFEGHGVFTVDPDHDEVLWYYVDSMGSAPGTPARCTWVDGVLRVERHSDRGTARHTFRVDGGVLRHTAELRLDDAQDYVPFMTSECRRA, encoded by the coding sequence ATGAACCGTCCGCAGCCGGGCACAGTGCATGCAGTGCTGGAGAACTTCCTGGGGCATTGGCGCGGCACCACGCGCCTCGCTGCATCAGCCTGGGGGCCCGAGCGCACTGCCGACGCTGAAGTGAGCTATTCGCGGGCCGCCGGCGGTTATGCGGTGGTCCAGAGCTACCGGCACACAGAGGCTGACGGTACCCATTTTGAGGGACACGGTGTGTTCACCGTAGATCCCGACCACGATGAGGTTCTCTGGTATTACGTGGACAGCATGGGATCGGCTCCGGGCACTCCGGCCCGCTGCACCTGGGTGGACGGCGTCCTCCGGGTGGAGCGCCACAGCGACCGGGGGACCGCCCGCCATACCTTCCGCGTGGACGGAGGCGTACTCCGCCACACCGCCGAATTACGCCTGGACGACGCCCAGGACTACGTCCCGTTCATGACGTCGGAGTGCCGCCGCGCCTGA
- a CDS encoding MoaD/ThiS family protein — protein sequence MNVRYFAAARAAAGVEEERFELPSGATVADLLQTVLGVERPEPPLGTPPLPRILSRSSFLLNEVAVRDHTTVLNPGDVVDILPPFAGG from the coding sequence TTGAACGTACGATACTTCGCTGCGGCACGCGCCGCCGCGGGTGTGGAAGAGGAGCGCTTCGAGCTGCCTTCGGGAGCCACCGTGGCGGACCTGCTGCAGACCGTTCTGGGAGTGGAACGTCCGGAACCGCCCCTGGGCACCCCTCCCCTGCCGCGCATCCTGTCACGGAGCAGTTTCCTGCTCAATGAAGTCGCCGTGCGGGACCACACCACTGTGTTAAATCCCGGCGACGTGGTTGATATCCTGCCGCCCTTTGCCGGGGGCTAG
- a CDS encoding M16 family metallopeptidase, whose protein sequence is MTVVPLPLEQNQPGDTLVHGSDGGSVVRRSVLPGGVRVLTEAMPGQRSATIGFWVGVGSRDEAPGQHGSTHFLEHLLFKGTRRRTALEIASAFDEVGGESNAATAKESTCYFARVLDTDLPMAIDVIADMITGAVLDPAEMEQERDVILEEIAMDSDDPTDVAHENFVAAVLGTHPLGRPIGGTPAAIRAVARDSVWDHYRRYYRPDELVITAAGGLEHDVVCRLVVDALHAAGWPLEPSAAPVERRPTERAEITGTAGLHVVKRAVEQANIIMGCPTIVATDERRYVMSVLNAVLGGGMSSRLFQEIREKRGLVYSTYSFASSYADAGYFGMYAGCTPSKVRQVLDLLGLELDKLAEGGISEDELRKAVGQLCGGIVLALEDTGSRMSRLGRAELVSGEYQDIDETLRLIKSVTAQEVQDLARELAAAPRTVTVVGPFEENETFGL, encoded by the coding sequence ATGACTGTTGTACCCCTGCCGCTTGAGCAGAACCAGCCCGGCGACACCCTTGTGCACGGATCCGACGGCGGCTCCGTTGTCAGGCGTTCCGTGTTGCCCGGCGGCGTGCGGGTGCTCACCGAAGCGATGCCCGGGCAGCGTTCGGCCACTATCGGATTTTGGGTGGGCGTGGGGTCCCGTGACGAGGCTCCGGGACAGCACGGCTCAACTCATTTCCTGGAACACCTCCTGTTCAAGGGCACCAGACGCCGGACGGCGCTGGAAATCGCCTCAGCGTTCGACGAGGTGGGCGGCGAGTCCAACGCCGCTACCGCCAAGGAAAGCACGTGCTACTTCGCCCGGGTGCTGGACACGGACCTTCCCATGGCGATTGACGTGATTGCGGACATGATCACGGGTGCCGTCCTGGATCCGGCCGAAATGGAGCAGGAGCGCGACGTCATCCTGGAGGAAATCGCCATGGACAGCGATGACCCCACGGACGTGGCGCATGAAAATTTTGTGGCGGCCGTGTTGGGAACCCATCCGTTGGGCCGCCCCATCGGCGGCACGCCCGCCGCCATCAGGGCGGTGGCGCGCGATTCGGTATGGGATCACTACCGCCGGTACTACCGGCCCGACGAGCTGGTAATCACTGCCGCGGGAGGCCTGGAGCACGACGTCGTCTGCCGCCTTGTGGTGGATGCGCTCCACGCGGCCGGCTGGCCGCTTGAGCCCAGCGCCGCTCCGGTGGAGCGCCGCCCCACCGAACGTGCCGAGATCACCGGCACCGCTGGCCTGCACGTGGTCAAGCGCGCGGTGGAGCAGGCCAACATCATCATGGGCTGCCCCACGATCGTGGCGACGGATGAACGCCGCTACGTCATGAGCGTGCTCAACGCAGTGCTCGGCGGGGGAATGTCCTCGCGGCTGTTCCAGGAAATCCGTGAGAAGCGCGGACTGGTGTACTCCACGTATTCGTTCGCGTCCTCCTACGCTGACGCGGGCTACTTCGGCATGTATGCCGGGTGCACGCCCTCCAAAGTCCGCCAGGTGCTGGATCTGCTGGGGCTTGAGCTGGACAAGCTGGCTGAGGGCGGGATATCCGAGGACGAACTCCGCAAAGCGGTGGGTCAGCTCTGCGGTGGCATCGTGCTGGCACTGGAGGACACCGGCTCCCGGATGTCCCGCCTGGGCCGCGCCGAACTGGTGTCCGGAGAGTACCAGGACATCGACGAGACCCTCCGGCTCATCAAATCGGTCACGGCGCAGGAGGTCCAGGACCTTGCCAGGGAGCTGGCCGCAGCGCCCCGGACTGTCACCGTGGTGGGTCCGTTCGAAGAAAATGAGACGTTCGGTCTCTGA
- a CDS encoding molybdopterin molybdotransferase MoeA, whose product MATESRTMHSPPHQHGHASTQASTQPAHSGPAHADHSVARHRAAVAELLTGLRSADRTETLPLHAVLGRGLAYDVSAPISLPPFANSQMDGFAVNSADIPDGGADLPVADPLPAGATPAALESGTAAPIMTGAMIPAGADAVVPVERAVPDRFPVPGAEATVWLPATAAGTFVRSVGSDVPAGELALAGGTFLGPAQLGLLAALGISEVRVHKPLTVLLVTTGDEVVEPGQPLPAAKIYDANGTLLESAMRQAGLNVLRTGISTDRPEELRALLHAHAPAVDLMVTTGGVSKGAYEVVRQAMDGQQAEFRHVAMQPGGPQGIGTFDAVPFLGFPGNPVSCLVSFEMFLRPVLAELFGSPAPRTPLRARLAHGLTSPGHKHQVRRGSLQADGTVRLEGGESSHLMHALAGSNALVHVPEGVSALAEGDEVEVWML is encoded by the coding sequence ATGGCAACCGAAAGCAGGACCATGCACAGCCCTCCGCACCAGCACGGCCACGCTTCCACCCAGGCTTCCACCCAACCTGCGCACTCCGGCCCTGCCCACGCTGACCACTCAGTCGCCAGGCACCGGGCCGCAGTGGCTGAGCTGCTGACGGGCCTGCGCTCCGCGGACCGGACCGAAACGCTGCCCCTCCACGCGGTCCTCGGCAGGGGGCTTGCCTATGACGTCAGCGCGCCCATCAGCCTCCCACCCTTTGCCAATTCCCAGATGGACGGCTTTGCCGTCAACAGTGCGGACATTCCCGACGGCGGTGCGGACCTGCCGGTGGCGGACCCCCTTCCGGCAGGTGCCACGCCAGCGGCATTGGAGTCCGGCACAGCCGCCCCCATCATGACGGGCGCGATGATCCCGGCAGGTGCGGACGCCGTCGTCCCCGTGGAGCGGGCGGTGCCGGACAGGTTCCCGGTTCCCGGCGCTGAAGCAACTGTGTGGCTGCCGGCCACGGCGGCCGGGACATTCGTGCGTTCCGTGGGCAGCGATGTCCCGGCGGGGGAGCTGGCGCTGGCCGGCGGAACTTTCCTCGGGCCCGCGCAGCTTGGATTGCTGGCAGCCCTGGGTATCTCCGAAGTCAGGGTGCACAAGCCGTTGACGGTCCTCCTGGTCACCACTGGAGACGAGGTGGTTGAACCGGGCCAGCCTCTTCCCGCGGCCAAGATCTACGATGCCAACGGCACCTTGCTGGAGAGTGCCATGCGGCAGGCGGGCCTGAACGTGCTTCGCACAGGGATCTCAACAGACCGGCCGGAGGAGCTTCGTGCCCTTCTGCATGCCCACGCACCGGCCGTTGACCTCATGGTTACCACCGGCGGCGTCAGCAAGGGCGCCTATGAAGTTGTGCGCCAGGCCATGGACGGCCAGCAGGCAGAGTTCCGCCACGTGGCCATGCAGCCGGGCGGCCCGCAGGGAATCGGCACGTTCGACGCCGTCCCGTTCCTGGGGTTCCCCGGGAACCCGGTCAGCTGCCTGGTCTCCTTCGAAATGTTCCTCCGGCCCGTTCTGGCCGAACTTTTCGGCTCGCCTGCGCCGCGGACCCCGCTCCGTGCCAGGCTTGCCCACGGACTCACTTCGCCCGGACACAAGCACCAGGTCCGCCGGGGCAGTCTCCAGGCTGACGGAACCGTCCGCTTGGAAGGCGGCGAAAGCTCGCATCTGATGCACGCGCTGGCAGGTTCAAATGCGCTGGTGCACGTGCCCGAAGGGGTCTCCGCGCTCGCGGAGGGCGACGAGGTGGAAGTATGGATGTTGTGA
- a CDS encoding response regulator transcription factor, producing the protein MNRSQPPQEKADVGNRRILLVEDEQIIAGVVRDYLLQAGFQVDLAKDGFTALELAASRHPDLIILDRMIPGLDGVEVCRRLRRSTAVPVIMLTALGTEDDRILGLEVGADDYITKPFSPRELVLRVRSVLRRSLQEFSPEPPVEVAGFELNPAARRVIHRGVVLSLTTREFDLLAFLLRRPNQVFSREDLIKAVWGWDFGDLSTVTVHVRRLREKIENDPRHPALLKTVWGVGYRLDVPATPDTETPENENTGTSVAAPALSEATDARE; encoded by the coding sequence GTGAACAGGTCCCAACCGCCACAGGAAAAGGCCGACGTCGGCAACCGCCGCATTCTTCTCGTCGAGGACGAGCAGATTATCGCCGGAGTGGTGCGTGACTACCTTTTGCAGGCAGGCTTCCAGGTGGACCTGGCCAAGGACGGCTTCACCGCCCTTGAGCTTGCGGCATCCAGGCACCCGGACCTGATCATCCTGGACCGGATGATTCCAGGACTTGACGGCGTGGAGGTCTGCCGCAGGCTCAGGAGGTCCACCGCAGTTCCGGTGATCATGCTCACGGCCCTTGGCACGGAGGACGACAGGATCCTGGGCCTCGAAGTGGGCGCCGACGACTACATCACCAAACCGTTCTCGCCACGGGAGCTGGTGCTGCGGGTCAGGTCCGTGTTGCGCCGCAGCCTGCAGGAGTTCAGCCCTGAGCCACCCGTTGAGGTGGCAGGCTTCGAGCTGAATCCCGCGGCGCGTAGGGTCATTCATCGGGGCGTGGTGCTGTCCCTGACCACCCGAGAGTTCGACCTCCTGGCATTCCTTCTCCGGCGGCCCAACCAGGTGTTCAGCCGCGAGGACCTCATCAAGGCTGTGTGGGGGTGGGACTTCGGTGATCTTTCCACGGTCACAGTCCATGTCCGGCGGCTGCGGGAGAAAATTGAAAACGACCCCAGGCATCCAGCCCTCCTGAAGACCGTGTGGGGTGTGGGGTACCGGCTGGATGTGCCGGCTACACCGGACACTGAAACCCCGGAAAATGAGAACACCGGAACCAGCGTTGCCGCACCTGCCCTGAGCGAGGCCACCGATGCAAGGGAATGA